In Gopherus evgoodei ecotype Sinaloan lineage unplaced genomic scaffold, rGopEvg1_v1.p scaffold_31_arrow_ctg1, whole genome shotgun sequence, a single window of DNA contains:
- the LOC115640558 gene encoding ly6/PLAUR domain-containing protein 5-like isoform X2, which translates to MQPGDSRQVLKGALLCSLLAALLLQVAIGLECYSYRGAFTGSFSLDKVPKVICGPAQNVCAEGLIALSIGGPRMLVVMKKGCHTAPSRDLSGISHGPYLPNYYHVRSCNVSRCNHRYRDTSRIPAFPIVPPDNTSSSLLCYTCIGTTPESCSLRRAEQSQCHDDNPLCYEGTGTATIEDFVVPIYLRSCQAQGCASVTPGDPWLNIQLEKTSCCAQPLCNHAPEPVPTASPRPSRTAPTLDHPTNASPWPELSLPGLLLGGLGLIWDQGRGWRCPL; encoded by the exons ATGCAGCCCGGTGATTCCAGGCAGGTCCTGAAGGGGGcgctgctctgctccctgctcgCAGCTCTGCTGCTCCAAG TGGCCATCGGGCTGGAGTGCTACAGCTACAGGGGCGCCTTCACGGGCAGCTTCTCCCTGGACAAGGTGCCCAAGGTTATCTGCGGGCCAGCGCAGAACGTCTGTGCCGAGGGGCTGATCGCCCTGAGCATTG GGGGCCCGCGGATGCTGGTGGTGATGAAGAAGGGCTGCCACACGGCACCATCTCGGGACCTCTCTGGCATCAGCCACGGGCCGTATCTCCCCAACTACTATCACGTCCGCTCCTGCAACGTCAGCCGCTGTAACCACCGGTACCGTGACACTAGCCGCATCCCAGCATTCCCCATAG tgcccccagaCAACACCTCCAGCAGCCTCCTGTGCTACACCTGCATTGGGACCACCCCGGAGAGCTGCTCCCTACGCCGTGCCGAGCAGAGCCAGTGCCATGATGACAACCCGCTGTGCTACGAAGGGACAGGCACGGCCACCATCG AGGACTTTGTGGTCCCCATCTATCTCCGCTCCTGCCAGGCACAGGGCTGCGCATCGGTCACGCCGGGAGACCCTTGGCTGAATATCCAGCTCGAGAAAACTTCCTGCTGTGCTCAGCCCCTGTGCAACCACGCGCCGGAGccggtgcccacagccagcccccgcCCCTCGCGCACAGCCCCCACCCTGGACCACCCCACCAATGCCAGCCCCTGGCCTGAGCTGTCCCTGcccgggctgctgctgggggggctgggcctgatctgggatcagggcaggggatggagaTGCCCCCTATAG
- the LOC115640558 gene encoding ly6/PLAUR domain-containing protein 5-like isoform X1, giving the protein MWLPSGSSPGVWSWGAEHRGALGSSLSPSPEQWGVSKKMQPGDSRQVLKGALLCSLLAALLLQVAIGLECYSYRGAFTGSFSLDKVPKVICGPAQNVCAEGLIALSIGGPRMLVVMKKGCHTAPSRDLSGISHGPYLPNYYHVRSCNVSRCNHRYRDTSRIPAFPIVPPDNTSSSLLCYTCIGTTPESCSLRRAEQSQCHDDNPLCYEGTGTATIEDFVVPIYLRSCQAQGCASVTPGDPWLNIQLEKTSCCAQPLCNHAPEPVPTASPRPSRTAPTLDHPTNASPWPELSLPGLLLGGLGLIWDQGRGWRCPL; this is encoded by the exons ATGTGGCTTCCTTCAGGGAGCAGCCCGGGGGTCTGGAGCTGGGGCGCCGAACACAGAGGAGCCCTTGGAAGCTCGCTGAGCCCCAGCCCAG AACAGTGGGGAGTGTCCAAGAAAATGCAGCCCGGTGATTCCAGGCAGGTCCTGAAGGGGGcgctgctctgctccctgctcgCAGCTCTGCTGCTCCAAG TGGCCATCGGGCTGGAGTGCTACAGCTACAGGGGCGCCTTCACGGGCAGCTTCTCCCTGGACAAGGTGCCCAAGGTTATCTGCGGGCCAGCGCAGAACGTCTGTGCCGAGGGGCTGATCGCCCTGAGCATTG GGGGCCCGCGGATGCTGGTGGTGATGAAGAAGGGCTGCCACACGGCACCATCTCGGGACCTCTCTGGCATCAGCCACGGGCCGTATCTCCCCAACTACTATCACGTCCGCTCCTGCAACGTCAGCCGCTGTAACCACCGGTACCGTGACACTAGCCGCATCCCAGCATTCCCCATAG tgcccccagaCAACACCTCCAGCAGCCTCCTGTGCTACACCTGCATTGGGACCACCCCGGAGAGCTGCTCCCTACGCCGTGCCGAGCAGAGCCAGTGCCATGATGACAACCCGCTGTGCTACGAAGGGACAGGCACGGCCACCATCG AGGACTTTGTGGTCCCCATCTATCTCCGCTCCTGCCAGGCACAGGGCTGCGCATCGGTCACGCCGGGAGACCCTTGGCTGAATATCCAGCTCGAGAAAACTTCCTGCTGTGCTCAGCCCCTGTGCAACCACGCGCCGGAGccggtgcccacagccagcccccgcCCCTCGCGCACAGCCCCCACCCTGGACCACCCCACCAATGCCAGCCCCTGGCCTGAGCTGTCCCTGcccgggctgctgctgggggggctgggcctgatctgggatcagggcaggggatggagaTGCCCCCTATAG
- the LOC115640625 gene encoding ly6/PLAUR domain-containing protein 3-like yields the protein MGAPCPPRASALLLLVATLLLQGATALECHSCVERGDGGCSPEKMKTILCPDNTQLCMETVAAVKWSHGQFLVGEKGCGLGRPGTNDKGVDLHGIFAFSQVHNCNSSRCNSRLDIQAMALQPMGNESARVPNGLECYSCQGNEACSPDNARVVKCYDGYQGCFHGNVTMRVGNFSLSRPIKGCVQNKDCTKEARGSAAVNLVGSCCSGRLCNRDLANKTFFAPNIPPLEVMPGPGANTTGANATANATATATVTAMVAAATTVTATATAATPLPPDHRDHEDHENHEDLIRDDRHVTTAGERRNNPGVKLPSGGKGGAAGLSASAWLVLLGSTLLL from the exons atgggagccccctgccccccgagaGCCAGTGCCCTTCTCCTGCTGGTGGCCACACTGCTCCTCCAAG gagccacggCCCTGGAGTGCCACAGCTGTGTGGAGCGCGGCGACGGCGGCTGCAGCCCGGAGAAGATGAAGACGATCTTGTGTCCTGACAACACCCAACTGTGCATGGAAACCGTGGCAGCCGTGAAATGGA GCCATGGGCAGTTCCTGGTGGGCGAGAAGGGCTGTGGCCTGGGCAGACCGGGCACCAACGACAAGGGCGTGGACCTGCACGGCATCTTCGCCTTCTCCCAGGTGCACAACTGCAACAGCAGCCGCTGCAACTCCCGGCTGGACATCCAGGCCATGGCGCTGCAGCCGATGG GGAACGAGAGCGCCCGGGTGCCCAACGGGCTGGAGTGCTACAGCTGCCAAGGCAACGAGGCCTGCTCCCCCGACAACGCCAGGGTGGTGAAGTGCTACGACGGGTACCAGGGCTGCTTCCACGGCAACGTCACCATGAGAGTCG GCAACTTCTCCCTGAGCCGCCCCATCAAGGGCTGCGTGCAGAACAAGGACTGCACCAAGGAGGCGAGGGGCAGCGCAGCCGTCAACCTGGTGGGCTCCTGCTGCTCTGGCCGCCTCTGCAACAGGGACCTGGCCAACAAGACCTTCTTCGCCCCCAACATCCCCCCGCTGGAGGTCATGCCCGGCCCCGGGGCCAACACCACGGGCGCCAACGCCACAGCTAATGCCACAGCCACTGCCACGGTCACCGCCATGGTCGCTGCCGCCACCACAGTCACTGCCACTGCCACTGCTGCCACGCCCCTGCCACCGGACCACCGGGACCATGAGGACCACGAGAACCACGAAGACCTCATCCGGGACGACCGCCACGTCACCACGGCGGGCGAGCGGCGGAACAACCCAGGCGTCAAGCTGCCAAGCGGCGGGAAGGGGGGTGCGGCGGGGCTGAGCGCCTCAGCCTGGCTGGTCTTGCTCGGGTCCACCTTGCTCCTGTGA